The Phaseolus vulgaris cultivar G19833 chromosome 5, P. vulgaris v2.0, whole genome shotgun sequence genomic interval TTGTGTTGTTGAGGTTGGTCAAGTTCTGATGGTTCAGGAAAATGTTGTTCCCTAATTATTTAGAGACCTAACCAAAGAAGTATGCATAATGAAAACATCACACATCCTTAAATACTTTCGTCGAACATCTAACAAACATTATGCAAGATTATTTAGAGACGTACGTAACATTATTATTTGTATATTCTTTGGAAAAATGGCAAAGGTGATATATAAAACATGTTACAATAGAAGCCATGAATGGAAATCAAGAGGTAAATTtagatatattaaaataaaaaaggggTATAATTAGGAGCAAAGAAAAGGGTAAATAGCAAAAAGTGCATATTTTTTCTTAGTATTATTTAAAACGCTTATGCTTCAAAGACATTGGATATCTTGGGTCCTTTCTAGATACAATCTCTAATGCAAACTTTGATAAGCATGTTTGAAAACTTAATTGTCACTCGTACATACCACACTATGAATAACTTATTTCAGTACTTACTAGTTCTGATTTAAGTCTTATTtcacaacaaatttattcataAGCATAAGAAGTAAGTGAATAAGTAAAGAAGGTTTCCACATTTCTTGATGGGTAACAACTTAAAATGGGGTAAACTTCTTttccttcaagctttccacaGTGTCCTTCAGGCTCACTTCCAAAGGAGTATATTCAAGCCCCAAGCTTTTTGCTTTTTCCTTCGAAACCTGGTATATTGCTGGATATGGCTTATCGTCTATGCACCTGTAATGTGTTGTTGATAGAGTAAAAGGGTATTAGAAAAATCAGAAGAACAAAAACAAGAACTATTTATAATTTGCAAACACGTAACAAAGTTATATGAATGGTATGCAATGTTGAAACTATGATGAAAATAGTTATACTCACTTCTCTGGAAGTTGTATTGTTGGGTACAAATCACGTAAGATCTTGACAGCATTTGAGTGATGTTCCACTCTCTCAACCAGTAAATATCTTCCATTAGCTGAAGCATTCTCATATGCTAGAATATGGGCCATTGCAACATCTCTCACGTCGATCCATCCcaaagttatatttttaaatgttggTGAACCTGTACAAAGGGCGATGCAACAATTTCTTCAATTATCTAAGAATTGTTATGTTTTCATTTAGACAATCAAATACatttagtataaaaatattgaaatttgtaCTTTTGTAAGTGAAATAATTgtagatttttaaaattgatagtttttttttaaaatttgttgttttgatCGTTGATTGTTGTTTACTGTAACTATTTCCAACTTTCGACAGGTTGATTCGACAGGTTGATGAAgtgaaatattaaattaaactaattaaACTAATTctatattgaaatatttttatattacaaacACTAGGTGTAAAATTTAtcctaatatatattattaagcCTCCTTTCCATAATGAAGATAtgcagaaaaaggaaaaaatagaaaattgagagcatatataataatgtaaaaatagtAATTACCATTAACAAAATTTAGAACTGCAGCAGCACTGGTGTTAAGAACTGGTTGCAAGAGAGGTCCACTAACCAATGCTGGGTTTATTGTAACCAAATCAATATTGTGCTCTTTTGCAAATTTCCATGCAGCCTCTTCTGCCAAAGTCTTTGAAAGGTCATACCATCCCTATAACATATATAAATGCCAAATACCAACAAATTAATGTCAACAACATATAACATAATATACATTACAAATTATAACACATAAACTAGTTATTGTGTAATGCATAGAAAAATTACAACTATCATCTGAATAaaagtataatataaaaaattgaaagaaaaaagttAAACTAAATTCTTAACTAAATAAGATCAtcattatatgtatatatataatcgaTCCAAATTCTTAACTAAATTGTGGGTAAAATTGCTAGACCTATCAAATAAGATATATGTTTGATTcattaattactatttaataGCTAAACCTAAAAACAATTAACACTAATTTGGAttgatttaaaatttgttagaaACTTTTCTACAAGAAAGTGTCCAAAAGCAAGTCTTCTATGTAAACTAAGCAATAAGATCAATGAAGTTGCATGCACTGTTTTACTGAATTTTGCTATCTCATATTGTTTTATCTAACTTAGTCCTCCGTTTCAAAATTTACTTCTGTCAAAACAAAACGAATGCAAAGGTAAATGAAAGTTGATTAGAGAAAACGGCACATACCCCGTTTTTCCTGCAGAATTCAGGGTCGGAAAACCAAGTCTCGTCAACCACCACATCAGGGGTTTTAGGCCTTTCGTTGTTCACAACGGCGGCAACAGAAGAAGTTAAAACGACGCGTTTCAGCGTCGGCGAGTTCACACACGATTTCAGAACATTCAGAGTCCCCTTCACAGCTGGATCCAACAACTCAGTCTGAAAAACattaagtaaaaacaaaatgtTTATATACAACAGccacagataaaaaaaaaaaatgcttaaATGGAGTTCGAAACCAAACAACCTGCGGATCCTTGGCACCCATAAAAAAGGGAGAAGCAGTGTGAAACACAGCGTGACAACCTTGAACGGCAGAGTCAAAGGAACCTTCTTCTAGAAGATTCGCCTTCACCAGATGCAACCTCTCCTTGGCACCATCAAGGTTAAGCAAGTGATCTACCTTTTTGGGATCACCTGCACATCACAAATTATCCAATCTTTAATTCATTTTCGAAATAGTAATATtgagagaggaaaagaaaaaagtaaTATAGAAGAAGAAAAGCACATACTTAGGTCGCGAACAGTGGCCTTAACAGTGTACCCGCGTTGGAGGAGAAACTTCACGAGCCAGGAAGCGATGAAACCGGAAGCGCCGGTAACACACACTACTTGTCCGGCGCCGGTGGTCATTCTGGATTATGTTCTTCTTCTCTGAGTTGAGCGTTGAAATGTGCTGTGTTGAGTCACTCTCTCAGACTGAGGTTTTTAAAGAAGCAAAATGGTGTTGAGAAGGGCACATGGTTGGTAGTTAGACATAAATAAATGGAAGAGACACGTGCATAACGCAACCCTGgctgattaaattagaaatattgTTGATTGTTAGGTAAGGTGTGTTGACTTTGTAGATTTTGTTTATGTTCAagttttttccttctttttctaATGGAATTTAATCATGCTACTTCACTCACCTCCATTGTTTAAACATCACTAACTATTCCCACTTATCAGATGAATatgattttcttcttcttcaatctcTTCActtgcttcttcttctctcaGTAAAATAACTCATCTCTACACCAACCCATCAACCTCTCATAAGTTGAGTTGTTGTGGTTGGTCAAGTTCTGATGGTTCAGGAAAATGTTGTTCccaattatttattctttgtcaGTAAGCTTgagtttttatattttcttgttttttttttgatGAACAATTTGATCTCGATTGTGTAGGTGTTTCTTTGTTGATAGATTAACTTATTCTTTTCACCaacattttaatttcttttttatactaataatgtaattatttttagttttttttttctatgaaagagggatgaattttaattttcacttttagaaaatacatttatttttaaatattcgAAGTATTATTATATGATTAATGAAGAGTGCAATGGACTTTAATGCCATTGCATAAATAGatacaattttatataattatcttttatattattttttaattggaatatttttttttttgtgaaataataattttattatttgataacgtaaatgaaaaagaatctcttttgttttcttttaagttctctttttaattgtttaataaAGCGGTACTAGAACTCGAGTTTTGGAAATTGAGAGAAATGCATGCTGAGTTTAGCGATGAAAAACAATGACTTGAACTTGTTTCAATTTTTTCGTCCTacattatttatttgtataaaaatattatttcaaaatttaattgtgtaaaaatattattaaaattttttcAATGGTAGAAGATCTCAGACAGACGgttaataaaaacatttcataatatataagtagatACAAACATCATcttataagtcagttttataaaagttatttttcatAATGTAGAGTTATTTAGAATTTATCATAGTGATAATTAGTTAAAATCACTCACTATCAAATTaaccataaatatataatctcgCATCTCGACATGAAATAGTGTGTTAGTGTACCACaccaaacaaaaataaagatatttaataatatataagtagatataaatttattttataaattaatttttgtaaagtTAATTAGTTTGGTATGGTTAAGttacatttaaatatatttattaaatttaaagtatatttattaagatcaataataaattttaataaatcaattaattttgttttcgttggtataaatttaaaattttagataagATTAAAAGGATAACTCAATTCAAACACGTAAATTCTTGAAAGGGACTAAGAACAAAAAAATGTCACCAAGCTCACTTTTCCCCCATTTGTGTATATGAGGTGGGGATACAAGACCCAACTCCCCTCCTTTTTTTCCCACATGTTCCCTTTTCTCATCAATACTAAATATGGTGAAACAAATTAGGgttaaatgaaatatattatatgccagactaattaaaattttaagttgcataataatatttaacaaaaacgtttttatataaaaaaataaatatattacatgTAATTCACTGGtatataaaatgaaatgaaatctCTACCATTTCTCAAAATCCCTGGTAAAAAGTCTCTTTTCTTTGTATTCCTATATTtctataaatataatttgatttaCCTAACAAAAGGCAGATGTATGATATTATGAATTAACCAAAGCCTTCAAGATCATACATTATGTATTTCTATATCTCTTGTATTATTGAGATTCGGCTGTTTTTACTCCACCTCCATAACATAACATAACTTCATGTCTAACACATACCtcttaaaatacaaaaaaaaaatcctttcatcctattaatatttttcatttacttaaaaataagtactttagaaaatatttaaattataaaatttagaaaatatttttcaaattctataatcataataaatttctttaaagaaaatatattataaattattgaatCAGCTATTTCCATAttgaaaagtatttttat includes:
- the LOC137834861 gene encoding cinnamoyl-CoA reductase CAD2-like, with amino-acid sequence MTTGAGQVVCVTGASGFIASWLVKFLLQRGYTVKATVRDLSDPKKVDHLLNLDGAKERLHLVKANLLEEGSFDSAVQGCHAVFHTASPFFMGAKDPQTELLDPAVKGTLNVLKSCVNSPTLKRVVLTSSVAAVVNNERPKTPDVVVDETWFSDPEFCRKNGGWYDLSKTLAEEAAWKFAKEHNIDLVTINPALVSGPLLQPVLNTSAAAVLNFVNGSPTFKNITLGWIDVRDVAMAHILAYENASANGRYLLVERVEHHSNAVKILRDLYPTIQLPEKCIDDKPYPAIYQVSKEKAKSLGLEYTPLEVSLKDTVESLKEKKFTPF